The segment GGCTCAGATTGGGACGTGGTGAAGGTTCTAATCATCGAGGATTGAGAGACTCAGGAGTGGATAGCTTGCTGATGGAGAGAAAACTTGATGGCGTCGCATTGGTTACCAAGGTAAGATTAAGGGCGAGCTAAGCTCGAGGTGTCGGATACGAGGGTGGTAAGCCAAGATGAATGATGatttcaagatgaagaacagATTATTGATTGATTCATCCCTGTCccctcgtcttcttcgtcctcattATATTTGACGAGGAGAGGCTACGATACTAGACCTGCCGAACCTGCAACAGATCTGTAACACCCCTCTGACTCTTGTGGTGCACTCGTGTGACAATCTGGGAGAGGCATATGCAACACGAGGTACTTAGGAAGCTCTGACAGAATTCTGCCGACACTAGCAAAAACGAAATTGACGAATCAGGTGTTACAAAAAGTCATGCACCCCTAAGGATCATGCCCGCGTATCAATTCGTCATGCccccctatcaattgccttaTTTAAAGCGTTTATGCATCTCCCGCTTGCTTATTTGCCATTGGCGTTATAAGCAAGACGATTGCTACTACCCATAGCGTCTATCACAGAATCTTTTATAGCAGCGTCGAGAATACGTCTAGTAACAGCAGCATAACCCTCAATCCTATCGTTTGAGAGAAAATATGCCGCGAGACCAGCAACATATGGCGCGGCCATACTCGTCCCTGAAAGATACCTACTACTAGTGTCGCTTAGGTGCCATGAGCTTAGAATACCAGTACCAGGCGCAAAGATATCAACCGAAGAGCCGAAATTTGACCACGGAGTGCGCCAGtcatcagcatcagaagCGCCGACAGTAATAGCAGATGGGGCAGAGGATGGTGAGTAGAATGAGGCGTCATCACCTTTATTGCCAGCTGAGACGACAATAGTAAGACCAGCATCAGTAGCAGCCTTAATAAAGCTGTTAGCAGCAGCACTGTAGTCGCCAGTGATGGAGATATTAATAACgctcttcttgacaagaccTTAGGACTTGGCATGCTTGATAGCCCACTGTAAACCCTGAAGTCCTATGGATGCAATAGTCTGGCCGTCCTTGTCGCACACCTTGACGGCAATTAGATTGCAATTCTTAGCCACACCGAAGGTTTTCCCGCCAATAGTGCCAGCAACATGCATGCCATGCCCGTTCTCGTCCCTGTTAGGAGAGCCAGGGACAAAGTTAGCTCCCCATACCGCGCGGCCCGAGAACTCTTTGTGGGTGGTTCGAATGCCTGTGTCAAGCACATACACATTTATGCCGGCTTTGGTGGCAGTGTCGTAGTAGTATTGAGCGTCTAGGCCTCTTTTATTAGAGCGTTGCGAGATGCGTGCAAGTCCCCAAGGAGAGTTGAGCTGTTGGGTGTACGCTCGTTTTCTAAGTAGGCCGAAGGAAGGGGCAGCAACAGCTGTGAGGTTGAGAATAGTATCCCTTTCAATACTGGCAACCTAATTACTGGCGTTAACATTTATCTCACCAATATATAAGCTCAGATGTACTTACCAGGTCAGAGTTGACGACATCCTTAAGTTCTGAGGAGGTCATCTTGGCGATATAGCCTTTAAAGCCATCAGGCTCAATAGTTTCAATAATACCTTCTTTTCCATTACTTTTAGCCTTCTTGGTAATAGCTTCTTCGTGCTTCTTCCTATCACTAGGGGTTACACTGGACTTATATATGATGATGTAGCTGTTTGGGACAAcaagttcatcatcaataTTCTGATTAACCGCCTTGCCAAGGGCCAACCCGGCGAGTCCACTAAAAGCGAAAAGAGCGGTAGTAAGCTTCATAGCTGTTGCGGTTTGCAAGAATGACGAAAAAAGAGGCAATATTCAAGATAAGAGCCAAATGTTTTGTGCTGAGATGCTTTATAATACCATACTCACCCTTATCATCCCAAACTTCCTCGTTAGCGTGCTTGACGTTTAAGCATACTATTCTGGCTGACTGGCACGGGCTTCCACGGATCACAACGCAATCTAGACTGGGAGAATCAAGTCCATTTGCTCCAAACATACTTTAAGTTCAAGTCTCCATGACTGGAAATAAGCCACTACCATCGCATTCACTAAGGAACCAATAGTTGAAAGGGCCAGGTCGGTCTACATGCCGAAGATAATTTGGCGCGTTGCCACTTGTTTTTCCACTTGTTTTGTGGCTATAAACTCAGTAATCCACAAGCTTTGAGATGGCCGAGTATAAAGTGGCCAGCAGGCTTCGAAATCGATCGTATAGATCGATTCCGAGCCCTGATCGATCGATTTATATCGATCGTCACCCTCAATTGATCGATATCGATCGAGCGGCCCTCTCAGTCGGTCGATATCGATCGATCAAATAGATCAGACAGAGCCTCACGTGACGAGGCAATGAAGCTGCGGAATCCTAAAAAGGAAGGTGGTGGGGCGCCTTCCTCCTTAGAAACCACTCAACAGCAGCGTCTCTCCACCAATCGCGCCTGCCAGGGATGCTTTGTGGGACATGCGACGTGTTGCGATCCACACAGAAGCAGAATCCAGGGCAGCCTACCCTGCACCTCACCGATTTATATATGGTCTGCCCGATCGACGATCAAATCGATCGATCAGGACTTGTAATCGATCGGTATCGATCGACTGACAGCTCTGATCGATCGGTCGAAATCGAAATCGAATCGATTAATCGAATCGATCAAATCGATTGGTCGATCGATTTCGAAGCTTGGTGGCCAGTGGCGAACAGTTCCTCCCCAAACTATGGATATGTCTAGCCGTATGGTCGAAATTCCAGTCCTGGCCTCAATAGCTGCAAATGCGGATCCAGTTGCCCAAACCAGATATGGGTTAAATTCCAGTTAGTCTACCCAACCAATCACATTGCCATAAAACAGAGAGTTTCAAGCCCAAATCCTGTCTAAGTGCTTGGAAACCAAGCTCGAGAATCCAAACTAATTAGATAGGGTTAGAGATAAGCTAATTTAGGGGTATGTACGCCTAGGGACCAGATTCAGCCTGAAAGTAAACCTGGCTTGGGATCCAGACTAGGAACGACATCTATACCTCAGTTATAATCAATATGATTACCGCCACTTTAGCTTTATGCTGTTATACAGGCTTAACTCTATATGATACAATCAATTGTTATAAACCCAAACCAGGAAAAAAGCTTATGATAGTTAATATACAAGGTAGAGCAAAAGGTTATAATGCCATATAATACTTCAGAGCAATATATTTTAAACTTTCTACTTTGCGTATTAAGATGAATGTATTCGCCAGGAGACTGTTGGTCTATTATTTTCCATGATTACGAAATATCATTAGTCTATATCAT is part of the Fusarium oxysporum Fo47 chromosome VII, complete sequence genome and harbors:
- a CDS encoding peptidase S8/S53 domain-containing protein — its product is MKLTTALFAFSGLAGLALGKAVNQNIDDELVVPNSYIIIYKSSVTPSDRKKHEEAITKKAKSNGKEGIIETIEPDGFKGYIAKMTSSELKDVVNSDLVASIERDTILNLTAVAAPSFGLLRKRAYTQQLNSPWGLARISQRSNKRGLDAQYYYDTATKAGINVYVLDTGIRTTHKEFSGRAVWGANFVPGSPNRDENGHGMHVAGTIGGKTFGVAKNCNLIAVKVCDKDGQTIASIGLQGLVKKSVINISITGDYSAAANSFIKAATDAGLTIVVSAGNKGDDASFYSPSSAPSAITVGASDADDWRTPWSNFGSSVDIFAPGTGILSSWHLSDTSSRYLSGTSMAAPYVAGLAAYFLSNDRIEGYAAVTRRILDAAIKDSVIDAMGSSNRLAYNANGK